The Chryseobacterium oranimense genome contains the following window.
TCGATACTGGCTGCCGAAGAAGCATCAACATCAAGATCCACTGCCCAGACTTTTCCGTTGAAGCTGCTGCTGCTGTCCGCCGAGATATCAAAATCATTGGCCTCAAGATCTCCGGAAACACTTGCTGCGCTGGATATTTCAATATCTACTTTTTCCTGTGTAAATTTATCTTTTACATGGATACTAGCCGCAGAATTGGCAACAAGCTTCGAGAAGTCTTTCGTATAAATTTTTGCCTTCACATTGTGGCTGTTCATCACCCTGATGCCTCTTTTATAATGAATATGAAGTTTTCCGCCGCTGTTATCCACCAGAATCTCATTGATGATGTTTTCCGGTGCGGAAATAACTACTTTTTCCGTTTCAGATTTGATTATTTCCGCTTCTATCGCCTGTGAAACTTCAATCTCATCAAAATCTCCGTTAAATTCTTTCTCTTTCACCGGACCGCTTTCTTTGGAAATCACATTATCTACCCATCCGTTATCTTTATCATTATTATGGTTATTTTCACCATTTCTTCGGTCATGTTTATCATTACATGCGGTCATCAGCGCAAGGGCTGAAAATATAAAAAGAGTTGTTGATTTCATGTTTACTGCTTTTATAAATTAAGTTTTAATATCTTTATACTTTAATAACAACTAATTTATGAAAAATATTTCATCGGTATTGTTAATTTCTGCTCTGGCACTTAATCAATCTTGTACTACCATGAAGAAAACCGACACTCAACAGGAGACTCCTGTTACCGATCCATCCCTGTCTTCAAACCCTTTTATGAAGAAAAGCAAGCTTCAGTATGAGGCTCCGGAATTCGATAAAATTAAAAACGAACATTTCAAACCGGCTTTCGATTTCGGACTTAAACAGCATGATGCTGAAATTCTGAAAATCGCCAATAACCCGGAAGCTCCTACTTTTGAAAATACCATTGTAGCCCTGGAAAAAAGCGGCGAAGTTTTGAAAAGAGCCACCATTGTATTTTCCAATCTTACGAGCGCAAATACCAACCCTACCCTTCAGGCTTTAGATGAAGAATATGCTCCTATTTTTGCTGCGCATTCCGATAAAATGTACCTGAATGAAAATTTATATAAAAGAATCAAGTCTATTAAAGAAGACGGTTTAGATCCTGAAAGCAAAAAACTGGTTCAGTATTATAAGCAGAATTTTGAAATTGCAGGAGCTAATCTTTCTGCAGCTGACAAGGAAAAATTAAAGCAGATCAATCAGGAGCTGGCTTCACTTTCCACTCAATATGCCAATAAATTACTGGAAGCAAGAAAGCAGGGAGGTGTATTTTTCTCTGATGCCAAGGAACTGGACGGACTTTCTGCCGATGAGATCGAAGCAGCGGCAGCTGATGCTAAAACTGCAGGACAGCCTGGAAAATATCTTCTTGCCCTTCAAAATACAACGCAACAGCCTCTTCTTCAAAATTTGAAGAACAGAGCGACAAGAGAAAAACTGTTCAAAGCTTCATGGTTAAGAGCTGAAAAAGGGGATGGAAACGATACCCGTGAAACAATTGAAAAGCTTGCCAAGCTAAGACTTAAAAAAGCACAGATCCTGGGTAAGAAAAGCTTTGCCGAATGGAAACTTCAGGACCAGATGGCTAAAACACCTGAAGCAGCTACCAAGTTAATGAACCAGATCGCGACTCCTGCTGTAGAAACGGCAAGACGCGAAGCAAAAGATATTCAGGACCTCATCGATCAGCAGAAAGGAGGCTTCAAAGTAGAGCCGTGGGACTGGAACTTCTACGCAGAACAGGTAAGAAAAGCAAAGTATGATCTTGATGAAAACCAGATCAAGCCTTATTTTGAAGTAACTACTGTTTTGGAAAAAGGAGTTTTCTATGCTGCTGAAAAGTTCTACGGACTGACGTTTAAAAAGAGAACAGATCTTCCCGTTTATCATCCTGATGTAGTTACTTATGAGGTTTTTGATCACGACGGAAAATCTATTGCGATCTATTATCTTGATTTCTATACAAGAGATTCTAAAAACGGAGGTGCCTGGATGAGTAATTTCGTTGAGCAATCTTATCTTTTAGGAACAAAACCTGTGATTGTAAACTGTTACAATTACCAGAAGCCCGCTCCGGGAAAACCTTCTCTGATCAGCTATGATGATGTTTCTACAATGTTCCATGAATTCGGGCATTCTATCCACGGAATGTTTGCAAGCCAGAAATATCCGTCACTTTCAGGAACAAGTGTTCCGAGAGACTTTGTGGAATTCCCTTCACAGATTAATGAGCACTGGGCACTGGATCCTGTAGTTCTTAAAAATTATGCAATTCACTACGAAACGAAGCAGCCTATTCCTCAGGCTTTGGTTGATAGAATTAAAAAAGCAGCTACTTTCAACCAGGGATATATGACGACAGAGCTTGTTTCTGCAGCTGCTCTGGATATGGATTGGCATACCGTAACAAATGAAAGCCAGCTAATTCCTGTTCTGGATTTTGAGAAACAGTCATTAGCCAGTCATGGATTTACCTTAGCAACAGTACCACCAAGATACCATACTCCTTATTTTGCCCACATCTGGGGCGGAGGTTACTCTGCAGGATATTACGCATATCTTTGGTCTGAAACTCTTGACAATGATGCATGGGAATGGATTAAAAATAACGGCGGACTTACCAGAGAAAACGGAGACCGCTTCAGAAAATATATTCTTTCTGTAGGAAATTCTGTGGACCTTAACCAGGCATTCAGGGATTTTACGGGACATGATCCGGACATTAAACCTTTATTGAGAAACAGAGGTTTTATCAAATAAATTATACAGAGAAGCATTCAAACGAGTGCTTCTTTTTTTATAAGTTTTGGCTAAAGCCGATTAAATGATTTTGTTTGATTAAATGGGCTAAAGCCCATTTCTATTGAATATTGGAATTACCACGATGGTTATTGTGATTTTCCGCAATTTCGAATCTATTGATAAAATCTTTATTTTTGTGTTCAATAAAAATTTGAAATATGGACTGTCCCTGCTGCTCGGGAAAATCTTACGAAAAATGCTGCAAGCCTTACCACACCGGAGAAAAGCATGCTCCTACCGCAGAAGCTTTAATGCGTTCCCGGTTTTCAGCATTTGCCGTTCCGAATGGAGACTATTTAATGGAAACCACGTCTCCGGTTAAAAGACAATTTCACAACAAAAAAGATCTGCAGGAATGGGGTGAAATTAATACGTGGACAAAACTGGAAATTATAGATAAGCCCTCTGTGAGCAAAGTTGAATTTAAAGCTTATTATACTGATGAGGAGGGCCATCAACACATTCATCATGAATTGTCAAAATTCAAAATGATTCAAAACCGTTGGTTTTATGTGAGCGGAGAATTTTTAGAATAAAAAAAATGTCCGAAAAAAATCCGGACATTTCATTATGGTTTAGTGGGCATCTGTCCCGTCAATTCCGTGAGAGTGGCCGTGTGCCAGTTCTTCTTCCGTTGCCGGACGTGTATTTAAAATTTCTACCTGGAAATCTAAAACCTTTCCAGCCATTGGATGGTTAAGGTCCGCTACTACTCCTTCAGGAGTTACTTCCACTACAAAAGCCTGGAAATTATTACCCTGACCATCAGAAAGAGGTAAAATAGCTCCTACAGGCGGAGTTCCTGATTCCTGGAACATATCAAGCGGCAACTGCACGATTGAATTAGGATCTTTTTCTCCGTAAGCTTCTTCAGGCTGAATCACGAAAGATGCTTTATCTCCTGCTTTCAGACCCTGGATATTTTGTTCAAACTTTGGAATCATTCTTCCTACACCGTATAAAAATGTAAGCGGATTTTCTGCTGTTGTTTCTTCTACAAGAATCTTACTTCCATCTTCTTCGATGGTATGAAGTATGTAACTTACTGCTACAACATGGTTGTTTTCAATTGTCATATTTTTTCTTTTTTTCGTGATGCTTTCACGATTAACACCACAAATATACTATTTTTGAAATGATTGGTTGCGCCAACCCGTTAAAACAAAACCCCTTTTTAATCTCTTTTTTTTGATTCGTTCTTTTTTTTCTGTCTTAATACATAGAGATACAGGCTTTCCACTTTGGTTCTGGCCCAGGGAGTTTTTCTGAGAAACTTCAGTGACGAATTAATGCTGGGGTTATCTGTAAAACATTTTATATTGATCTGCTCGCCAAGTTTTTCAAAACCTTCATAGTATTCTACCAGTTCTTCAAGAATGGCATCGAGTCTTTTTCCGTGCAGCGGATCTTTGGACTGTTCCTGCATTGCTATTTTTTTGTAAAAGTAATAATAATTATATGATTAAGATTTCTAAAAAAATCCTGCTGATATACAACAGGATTCTATTTTAAAGATTCTGAATTGCAGGTTTTACTTTTTCCCCGAATAATTCAATGGATTTCATCATAACATCGTGAGCCGGATCGCCGACGTCCATATGCCCGATAAATCTTGTAATACCAAAAATCTCTTTCATGTAGGCAATTTTATCAGCTACTTCTGCCGGACTTCCTATAAATAATGCCCCGTCTTTTCCTCTTCCACCTTCATACTGCATTTTGGTGTAAGGAGCCCAGCCTCTGGATGCCCCGATTCTGTCCATCTGGGATTTATAATTATTGAAATAACCGTCTACAACAGCCTTGTCATAACTTACAAAAGTGTGTGAGTGAATAGCAATCTGCATTTGAGACATATCATGCCCTGCTTTTTGATATTCCTGCTTGTAGAATTCCACCAGGTTTTTAAACTGTATAGGCATTCCTCCAATAATTGCTACCACTAAAGGCATTCCTAATTTCGCGGCACTTAATACAGATTGGGGAGTTCCTCCTACTGCTCTCCAGATTGACAGTTTTCCATCATTTTTCGCTCTCGGATAAACGGTTTGATTCTGCATAGGTGCACGAAGCTTTCCTGACCAGGTTACATTTTCTTCTGAATTGATCTTTAACAGTAGTTCCAGTTTTTCATCAAAAAGCTCTTCATAGTCATTCAATGAATATCCATACAATGGAAATGATTCGATAAAGCTACCTCTTCCTACAAATATTTCAGCTCTTCCGTCTGATATAAGGTCCAAAGTTGAAAAATCTTCATATACTTTTACGGGCTCTGAAGAACTTAAAACCGTTACTCCGCTTGCCAGCTTTATATTTTTAGTGATACTTGCCGCTGCAGCCAATACCATTTCCGGTGACGAAACTGCATAATCCGGACGGTGATGTTCTCCCATAGCAAAAACATCAAGTCCTACCTCATCCATTAATTTCACCTGATCCAGTATTTCACGGATCTTAACACCTGCATCTCTATATTTTCCGGTTGCCTGGTCAAAAGCCAGGTCACCAAACATTCCTATTCCTAATTCCATATTTCTGAATTTATGTTTTACATTTTAGATAAGCAAAATTACGAATGATGAAGATCAAAAGCATTGATCTTTGATAAGAACGGATTTCTGAGTTTATTACTAAATTAAAAAATCCAGCCTTCGGCTGGATTTTTCTGTTATTTCTTCAGATATTGATCAAAGTAATCTGTCACTTTCTGCATCAGGTGAACACGGTCCTTCCCGATCACATTATGCGGATGTCCCGGATACACAAAATAATCCAGCTGAACTCCATTATCTACCGCAGATTTTATAAACTTGATGGAATGCTGCCAAACCACTACATCGTCCTGAGCTCCATGAATCATCAGCAATTTTCCTTTCAGATTCTGAACTTTGTCCAGAAGATTAGCCGCAGCATATCCCTGAGGGTTTTCCTGTGGCGTATCCATATATCTTTCACCGTACATAATTTCGTACATTTTCCAGTCGATCACAGGACCTCCGGCAACACCAACTTTGAAAACATCCGGATTGCGAAGCATAAAGCTTGTGGTCATAAATCCTCCAAAGCTCCATCCGTGGATACCCATTCTCTGGGAATCTACATAAGGAAGGGATTTTAAATAATCTACCCCTTTCATCTGATCGTTCATTTCGGTAGTCCCAAGGTTTCTGAACACAGCCTGCTCAAACTTCATTCCACGGTTGGCAGAACCTCTTCCGTCCATGGTGAAAATAATGTATCCGTTTTGCGCCATATATTCGTACCAAAGGTTTCCTGATGCCGGGAAGGTATTGGTTACAAGCTGTAAGTGTGGTCCGTTATAAAGATAAACGATCACCGGATATTTTTTGCTGGCGTCAAAATCTGTCGGAAGAATGATCTTTCCGTAGAGTGGTGTTCCGTCATCAGCTTTTAATTCTACATTTTTAATTTCAGGTCTCTGATAATTTTTCAATGTATTTTCTGCTGTAAGAATATTCGTGGACTTTGCCGTATTGGTATTAATAATATTGACAGATCTGGGCGTACCTGCATTGCTGTAACTATCATAAAGATAATTCCCGTCGCTGCTCAGGATTCCTGTATGTACACCTCCTGCATCATCCAGGCGCTGCATTTTGAAGTTCGTCCAGTTGATTTTGTATAAGTGTTTTTCCAAAGGTGTTTCTTTCGTAGAAGTGAAATAGATTTCCTTTTTCTTATCATTAAATCCTAAAATGTCGGTTACCAACCAGTCTCCTTTTGTGATCTGTGCAATAAGCCCTTTTTCAAGGCTGTAGTGGAAGAGATGATTATAGCCTGTTCTCTGACTCTGCCAGATAAAGTCTGTATTGGAATTCGGGAAAAAAGTAAGCGGATGCTGAGGCTCCACATATTTATCGCTGGTTTCTTCAAACAAGGTTTTTACCAGATTTCCTGTAGCTGCATCGTACTGATTCATTTTCATGTGATTCTGCCCGCGGTTCAGGACGGCAACGAAAATATATTTTGAATCCGGACTCCAGGTAACCGCTGTAAGATACTGGTCTTTTTCGCCTTCAATTTTCAGGAAAGTCGTTGACTGATTTTTGATATTATAAACCCCTAAAGTTACCTCATGGGATTTTTGACCTGCCATTGGATACTTGACGTTGTGGTTTACTGCCGGCGTTACAGACCAATCGATAACAGGATAATCTGCTACCATGGTCTGATCCATTCTGTAGAACGCTACTGCTTCTGAATTAGGTGCAGGGAAAATTCCTGTATCAATTCCGAATTCATTTCTGTGGACTGCTGCACCTCCATTGATAATATTTTCATCAGAATCATTGGTTACAGCAATTGTTTTTCCATTTTTATTAACAAATAAATTATTCTTTACAGTAAATGCAAAGGTTTGGTTATCTCCGAATACTTTTACATTGGATGCATTTCCATCTACTGCAGCAGCTGTTTTCACTTTCCAATCGTTTCCGGATTTCTCGATCCAGAACATTTTATCGTTGGCATTAAAATAGCCGTTTGACCCGCTGATGAATTTAATCTGTGGAACGGCTTTCAGCTGAGCATCAGATAATGATTTGTTTAACTGGGTTAAAGATACGAGTGTATCCTGTTTGTTGGTCTTAAGATCAGTAATCAGATAACCGCCTTTTACAGCCTGGATATAGGATTTACCATCTGCAGCCCATGAAAACTGGGAAATATTTTTTACGGCCAGATTTGTTCTCAGTCCGTTTACTGCCTCCGCCATTGTAAATTTTTGGGTCTGTGCTATTGCAGAACCACCCAAAATCAGCATCAATAAAGAAAATCTATATAATTTCATTGTATAAAATTGAATCCTTCAAAAATAAGAAATAAAAATCATCCGTTAACAAATGTTAAAATAAAACATTCATAAAACAGAATTAATGTACTGATAAAAATAAATCCTTAACTTAATGGTAGGAAAAAGCAGGAGGAATTAGCGTGAATGGTGAATCGTCAATTGTGAATTTTTTAGCACTAATTGACTATTCACTTGAGAAGCAAAAATTGACCATTCACAGGAAACTTAGAGTGAAATGTCAATCGTCAATTGTGAATTTTTTAGCACTAATAATTGACTATTCACTTGCAAAGCAAAATTGACCATTCACAGGAAACTTAGAGTGAAATGTCAATCGTCAATTGTAAATTTTTTAGCACTAATTGACTATTCACTTGAGAAGCAAAAATTGACCATTCACAGGAAACTTAGAGTGAAATGTCAATCGTCAATTGTGAATTTTTCAGTACTAATAATTGACTATTCACTTGCGAAGCAAAAATTGACCATTCACATGAAACTTTGAGTGAAATGTCAATCGTCAATTGTGAATTTTTCAGTACTAATAATTGACTATTCATTTGCGAAGCAAAAATTGACCATTCACCTATCAATTTCATTTCTTAACCTAAATCAATGATTTGTATATGTTCTCCACCCTACATTTGCAGTATCAATAACAAACAAAAATACAATACAATGTCAACAAAATGGAACCTAGACCCAACGCATAGTGAAATTACTTTTAAAGTAAAACACATGATGATCTCTAATGTAAAAGGAAGCTTCAGAACTTTCAATGCTGAAATTGAAACTGAAGACGATAGCTTCGCCAACGCTAAAACTACAGCTACCATACAGACTGATTCCGTATTCACAAACAATACAGACAGAGACAACCATTTGAAATCAGCCGAATTTTTCAATGCGGAACAACACCCTACTATTACATTTGAGTCCCAGGCTTTAAATGATAAAATAACAGGAAATCTTACCGTAAACGGTATTACCAAACCTATCACTTTAGATGTAGACTTCGGTGGAATCAATGTTGATCCGTGGGGAAATACAAAAGCAGGATTTTCTTTTGAAGGGAAGATTAACAGAAAAGATTATGGACTTAACTGGAATGCAGCTCTTGAAGCAGGAGGTGTAATGGTAAGTGATGAAGTGAAAATAGCCGGAGAATTACAGTTTGTAAAACAGGCGTAAAATAGATCTGGTTTTTGAGAATATCTCAAAAAACTATCATAAAATTAACGTACAAAAGGTTCAGGGATTTTTCTAAAAGCCTTGGACCTTTTTCAATAATTACTTATTTATGAATCTCAACGATCTGCAAAATATCAGCAATAATTTCGGGAATACACAAAGAATGCCTGTCCTGTTTTTAGGACATGGCTCACCGATGAATGCTATTGAAGAAAACCAGTTTGTACAGGGCTTCAGAAAAGCGGCTCAGGAAATTCCGAAACCTAATGCTATTTTATGTGTTTCTGCCCATTGGTATACACAGGGTACTTTTGTAACGGCAATGGATATGCCCAGAACAATTCATGATTTCGGAGGTTTTCCGAAGGCATTGTTTGATGTACAGTATCCTGCTCCCGGAAGCCCGGAACTGGCCAGGGAAACAGTTGAACTTTTGGAACCTGTTTTAGTGGAGGAAGACCATAACTGGGGACTTGACCACGGCGCATGGTCGGTAATTAAACATATGTATCCCAATGCTGATATTCCGGTCATACAGCTGAGTATAGACTATACCCAACCGCCGCAATATCATTTTGACCTTGCCAAAAGGCTGAATAAACTCCGCGAAAAAGGAATTCTGATTATCGGAAGCGGGAATATTGTCCATAATCTCCGCCTGATCGACTGGAAAAACATTGACACCGTAGGTGCCGGCTGGGACTGGGCTGTTGAAGCACGAGAAAAAACCAACAACTGGCTCCTGGACGGAAATTTCCAGAATATTATAGATTATCAGAAACAGGGCACATTCCTCCAGTATGCCGTTCCTACGCCGGATCATTATCTTCCGCTGATCTATACATTAGGTTTAAAGGATAAGGCCGAAAACCTTTCCTTATTCAATGATGAACTTATCGGGGGATCTTTAAGCATGACGAGTGTAAGGATAGGATAACCAGCATATAAAATGTTTTCAGTTTCAAAAAAGGGAATATCATCAATCCGTGCCACTCAGGCAGATTGAGATATCCCCATTTTTTATTATAATGACTTATTGTACTGCTTTCAGAACATTGATATTTCCGTAACCATAATTTGAATTTACAGTAGGATAATAGGTGGCAGACTGTCTCATTTTATTCAGCACCTGTTCTCTTGTCCATGAAGGATTTTTAGCCCAGACCAGAGCAGCAATACCTGCTGTGGCAGCGGTAGCCACTGATGAACCACCTACATAATCAGCCTGATTGTTGTAATAACTTAAAACCGGAACTGTATTTCCGTTGGCTCTTTCCATCTGGAAGGTAAAATCGATCTGGCTTCCGGAGTGGCAAACGTCACATTTCTGATTGGAAGTTCCTTCTTTTACTCCCGTAACGGCCTGTGTTTCGGACATGCTTGCCGGGAAAATCACTCCAACAAAATTGGTAAAACTGGTAGAGGTTCCTCCTGCACAGAAAATCAGCTTTCCTTTGGAATAGGCATATTTCACCCCATCTTCAATCTTTCCTACGGAGAAAATATGTCCCATCGACATAGAAATAATCTTCACACTGGCATTATTAGCCAGATCAGTGAATGCTGTTTTTACACCATTCTGTTCACTGGAAGTTTCCAACACAACATTGGAAGCAGCGCGATAAGTAATAAGATTGGCATTGTAAGCAACTCCTACGGGAAGTCCCGCATTATTTTTCGGGGCTGCCATTACAGAAGCCATTTTTGTTCCGTGCCCGCACTGATCAGCCGGACCATCTGTAGTGGATCCGTTAACATATGATCCGAATTTACTGATTGTTCTTCCGGAAGATGCACCGGTATTAAAGCTGCTTCCCAATAAGGTCTGTTCGGGCGAAACTCCGGTGTCAATCAATCCTATGGTCACTCCTGCTCCCGTACTGTAGCTCCAGGCATTGGGAATATTGTGCTGGGTAAAGGCCCATGGAATTTTGGCATTAGGGGCTGTTGTGGTATAATCTGCAGCATTTAAAACAGCCGAATCAAATCCACAACCTGAAGAACCACTTGATTTTGCATTGGGATTGATACTGTTTTCTATTTCAAAATAATGATAATCTCCCGGCTCTACATAGCGGATGGTTTTCATCTTTCTCAGCGCTGTAATAGTTTCTTCTTTTTCTACGACAACATCTATCTGATTAAGATACTGATCTGAAGAAATCAGAAATCTCGTTGGCTCAACACCTTCCTGCTGCCTGATGACATCAAGGATTTCAGCTTCCATTGCTTTGCTGTTTGCCGACAGGCTTCTGTCGAAATCATCTTTTGAAGCTCCGAAGCCGATAGAGACCATCCTGTTCCCCCTGAAAACAGCGCTCCAAAGCAAGTGGTCTGATGCGTTTTTCCAATTAAATGTTCCGGTGTTTTTGATCGTACTGTTAATTTCCGAATTGATCTGCTTCCCTGTCAAAGGATCTTTCTGAACAACTTGAACAGATGGATTTTCGGTCTGAAGTTCATCCCTGGTACACGAATTCAATGTAAGGAACAGTGCCAGAAGGTAAAATGCACTTTTTTTCATAGTATTAATTTTATGGTTTGGAACCACAATATAACACTTTGATGTGAATTAAAAGCTTATAAAAAATGAATTTAGTATTACCTGAA
Protein-coding sequences here:
- a CDS encoding head GIN domain-containing protein, whose protein sequence is MKSTTLFIFSALALMTACNDKHDRRNGENNHNNDKDNGWVDNVISKESGPVKEKEFNGDFDEIEVSQAIEAEIIKSETEKVVISAPENIINEILVDNSGGKLHIHYKRGIRVMNSHNVKAKIYTKDFSKLVANSAASIHVKDKFTQEKVDIEISSAASVSGDLEANDFDISADSSSSFNGKVWAVDLDVDASSAASIDISGKAKNADVTSSSGSSISAKELVADNVKAEASSGASVHIGAVLSVNAEASSGGSVDIAKRGELKNVTKQESSGGSVSIQ
- a CDS encoding M3 family metallopeptidase, with translation MKNISSVLLISALALNQSCTTMKKTDTQQETPVTDPSLSSNPFMKKSKLQYEAPEFDKIKNEHFKPAFDFGLKQHDAEILKIANNPEAPTFENTIVALEKSGEVLKRATIVFSNLTSANTNPTLQALDEEYAPIFAAHSDKMYLNENLYKRIKSIKEDGLDPESKKLVQYYKQNFEIAGANLSAADKEKLKQINQELASLSTQYANKLLEARKQGGVFFSDAKELDGLSADEIEAAAADAKTAGQPGKYLLALQNTTQQPLLQNLKNRATREKLFKASWLRAEKGDGNDTRETIEKLAKLRLKKAQILGKKSFAEWKLQDQMAKTPEAATKLMNQIATPAVETARREAKDIQDLIDQQKGGFKVEPWDWNFYAEQVRKAKYDLDENQIKPYFEVTTVLEKGVFYAAEKFYGLTFKKRTDLPVYHPDVVTYEVFDHDGKSIAIYYLDFYTRDSKNGGAWMSNFVEQSYLLGTKPVIVNCYNYQKPAPGKPSLISYDDVSTMFHEFGHSIHGMFASQKYPSLSGTSVPRDFVEFPSQINEHWALDPVVLKNYAIHYETKQPIPQALVDRIKKAATFNQGYMTTELVSAAALDMDWHTVTNESQLIPVLDFEKQSLASHGFTLATVPPRYHTPYFAHIWGGGYSAGYYAYLWSETLDNDAWEWIKNNGGLTRENGDRFRKYILSVGNSVDLNQAFRDFTGHDPDIKPLLRNRGFIK
- a CDS encoding YchJ family protein; the protein is MDCPCCSGKSYEKCCKPYHTGEKHAPTAEALMRSRFSAFAVPNGDYLMETTSPVKRQFHNKKDLQEWGEINTWTKLEIIDKPSVSKVEFKAYYTDEEGHQHIHHELSKFKMIQNRWFYVSGEFLE
- a CDS encoding peptidylprolyl isomerase, encoding MTIENNHVVAVSYILHTIEEDGSKILVEETTAENPLTFLYGVGRMIPKFEQNIQGLKAGDKASFVIQPEEAYGEKDPNSIVQLPLDMFQESGTPPVGAILPLSDGQGNNFQAFVVEVTPEGVVADLNHPMAGKVLDFQVEILNTRPATEEELAHGHSHGIDGTDAH
- a CDS encoding VF530 family protein, translated to MQEQSKDPLHGKRLDAILEELVEYYEGFEKLGEQINIKCFTDNPSINSSLKFLRKTPWARTKVESLYLYVLRQKKKNESKKRD
- a CDS encoding LLM class flavin-dependent oxidoreductase gives rise to the protein MELGIGMFGDLAFDQATGKYRDAGVKIREILDQVKLMDEVGLDVFAMGEHHRPDYAVSSPEMVLAAAASITKNIKLASGVTVLSSSEPVKVYEDFSTLDLISDGRAEIFVGRGSFIESFPLYGYSLNDYEELFDEKLELLLKINSEENVTWSGKLRAPMQNQTVYPRAKNDGKLSIWRAVGGTPQSVLSAAKLGMPLVVAIIGGMPIQFKNLVEFYKQEYQKAGHDMSQMQIAIHSHTFVSYDKAVVDGYFNNYKSQMDRIGASRGWAPYTKMQYEGGRGKDGALFIGSPAEVADKIAYMKEIFGITRFIGHMDVGDPAHDVMMKSIELFGEKVKPAIQNL
- a CDS encoding S9 family peptidase, giving the protein MKLYRFSLLMLILGGSAIAQTQKFTMAEAVNGLRTNLAVKNISQFSWAADGKSYIQAVKGGYLITDLKTNKQDTLVSLTQLNKSLSDAQLKAVPQIKFISGSNGYFNANDKMFWIEKSGNDWKVKTAAAVDGNASNVKVFGDNQTFAFTVKNNLFVNKNGKTIAVTNDSDENIINGGAAVHRNEFGIDTGIFPAPNSEAVAFYRMDQTMVADYPVIDWSVTPAVNHNVKYPMAGQKSHEVTLGVYNIKNQSTTFLKIEGEKDQYLTAVTWSPDSKYIFVAVLNRGQNHMKMNQYDAATGNLVKTLFEETSDKYVEPQHPLTFFPNSNTDFIWQSQRTGYNHLFHYSLEKGLIAQITKGDWLVTDILGFNDKKKEIYFTSTKETPLEKHLYKINWTNFKMQRLDDAGGVHTGILSSDGNYLYDSYSNAGTPRSVNIINTNTAKSTNILTAENTLKNYQRPEIKNVELKADDGTPLYGKIILPTDFDASKKYPVIVYLYNGPHLQLVTNTFPASGNLWYEYMAQNGYIIFTMDGRGSANRGMKFEQAVFRNLGTTEMNDQMKGVDYLKSLPYVDSQRMGIHGWSFGGFMTTSFMLRNPDVFKVGVAGGPVIDWKMYEIMYGERYMDTPQENPQGYAAANLLDKVQNLKGKLLMIHGAQDDVVVWQHSIKFIKSAVDNGVQLDYFVYPGHPHNVIGKDRVHLMQKVTDYFDQYLKK
- a CDS encoding YceI family protein, producing MSTKWNLDPTHSEITFKVKHMMISNVKGSFRTFNAEIETEDDSFANAKTTATIQTDSVFTNNTDRDNHLKSAEFFNAEQHPTITFESQALNDKITGNLTVNGITKPITLDVDFGGINVDPWGNTKAGFSFEGKINRKDYGLNWNAALEAGGVMVSDEVKIAGELQFVKQA
- the ygiD gene encoding 4,5-DOPA dioxygenase extradiol; this translates as MNLNDLQNISNNFGNTQRMPVLFLGHGSPMNAIEENQFVQGFRKAAQEIPKPNAILCVSAHWYTQGTFVTAMDMPRTIHDFGGFPKALFDVQYPAPGSPELARETVELLEPVLVEEDHNWGLDHGAWSVIKHMYPNADIPVIQLSIDYTQPPQYHFDLAKRLNKLREKGILIIGSGNIVHNLRLIDWKNIDTVGAGWDWAVEAREKTNNWLLDGNFQNIIDYQKQGTFLQYAVPTPDHYLPLIYTLGLKDKAENLSLFNDELIGGSLSMTSVRIG
- a CDS encoding S8 family peptidase, which translates into the protein MKKSAFYLLALFLTLNSCTRDELQTENPSVQVVQKDPLTGKQINSEINSTIKNTGTFNWKNASDHLLWSAVFRGNRMVSIGFGASKDDFDRSLSANSKAMEAEILDVIRQQEGVEPTRFLISSDQYLNQIDVVVEKEETITALRKMKTIRYVEPGDYHYFEIENSINPNAKSSGSSGCGFDSAVLNAADYTTTAPNAKIPWAFTQHNIPNAWSYSTGAGVTIGLIDTGVSPEQTLLGSSFNTGASSGRTISKFGSYVNGSTTDGPADQCGHGTKMASVMAAPKNNAGLPVGVAYNANLITYRAASNVVLETSSEQNGVKTAFTDLANNASVKIISMSMGHIFSVGKIEDGVKYAYSKGKLIFCAGGTSTSFTNFVGVIFPASMSETQAVTGVKEGTSNQKCDVCHSGSQIDFTFQMERANGNTVPVLSYYNNQADYVGGSSVATAATAGIAALVWAKNPSWTREQVLNKMRQSATYYPTVNSNYGYGNINVLKAVQ